One genomic segment of Zymoseptoria tritici IPO323 chromosome 5, whole genome shotgun sequence includes these proteins:
- a CDS encoding Ca2+-modulated nonselective cation channel polycystin, whose protein sequence is MHESYHSSGNISVETRAAAPRCNVKGYQKSGNPYKILTRLSETTCCQKCKNDPNCAMYAYGTSKCWLYKKASVSQNVRIVRNSKYKFSDRACANSKATTTSRRTTTTRISTTTRAPTTTTATTAPDASAPTTCDNQGIDWTFYDDGANGNFDRLDLDSMRSFNRYSASGVDTTLGGYVTGDDWDQQFSVYGISNYNQDFSVKHTGWIWAQTTGAYVFDMGKPDDVSLLWVGDKALHDWTESNAELRSAFFDSQPKTYIAHLNAGQYYPFRIVYKQYGGPGSFDHATITDPRGNVILSQDSVSSPYLVRYSCDRTTAPRMVDFPEITPQDGSTTTTSPALGDSTITSSATVAGDPTTQTSEPSRTTTGLDSGYTPGTCQNEGLDWTVYTNQMQPDLNLEAMRDYSGRSYGVTSALGGFFRQDGFIQAYREFLPPTAIGIKHLGYIYARVSGEYVFNFGIPDDRAMLWIGDKAVSGWDESNADIDARLGDESPKEFRKQLTKGQYYPIRIVWAQGDGDADFKPAILDPQGNILLSAKSDTSPFVVRYSCNGSAPPIKL, encoded by the exons ATGCATGAGTCCTATCACTCATCCGGTAACATCTCCGTGGAGACCCGAGCTGCTGCACCGCGATGCAATGTCAAGGGCTATCAGAAAAGCGGCAATCCGTACAAGATCTTGACAAGACTTTCCGAGACCACTTGTTGCCAGAAGTGCAAAAACGACCCTAACTGCGCGATGTATGCCTATGGTACCTCCAAGTGTTGGCTGTACAAGAAGGCCTCCGT ATCGCAGAATGTCCGCATCGTCCGCAACTCGAAGTACAAGTTCTCGGATCGAGCCTGTGCCAACTCCAAAGCTACGACGACCTCGCGACGTACCACCACTACGAGGATCTCAACCACGACTCGCGCTCCAACTACCACCACAGCGACTACCGCGCCAGACGCAAGTGCACCGACAACTTGCGACAATCAAGGTATTGACTGGACCTTCTACGATGATGGTGCAAACGGCAACTTTGATCGTCTCGATCTTGACAGTATGCGCTCATTCAATCGGTATAGTGCATCTGGTGTGGATACCACTCTCGGTGGCTATGTTACTGGTGACGACTGGGACCAGCAGTTCTCGGTCTACGGTATCTCAAATTATAACCAGGACTTCTCTGTCAAGCACACCGGATGGATCTGGGCACAAACAACTGGAGCTTACGTATTCGACATGGGTAAGCCAGACGATGTATCGCTGCTTTGGGTCGGTGACAAGGCCCTGCATGACTGGACTGAATCAAATGCCGAACTGCGatctgccttcttcgacagcCAACCGAAGACATACATCGCACATCTCAATGCCGGGCAATACTACCCGTTCCGGATCGTTTACAAACAGTACGGCGGCCCAGGAAGTTTCGATCATGCTACTATAACGGATCCTCGAGGCAATGTCATCCTATCTCAAGATTCTGTATCGTCTCCGTACCTGGTACGATACTCCTGCGACAGGACCACAGCTCCGAGAATGGTGGACTTTCCGGAGATTACACCTCAGGATGGCTCTACTACGACCACGAGCCCTGCTTTGGGTGATTCTACAATCACTTCCTCTGCCACTGTGGCGGGTGACCCGACCACGCAAACCAGCGAACCATCTCGCACTACCACCGGTCTTGACTCAGGTTACACACCAGGAACATGCCAGAACGAAGGCCTGGATTGGACGGTGTACACCAACCAGATGCAGCCAGACCTCAACCTTGAAGCAATGCGAGACTACTCTGGACGCTCCTATGGTGTGACCTCAGCCCTCGGAGGGTTCTTCCGCCAGGATGGATTTATACAGGCTTACAGGGAGTTTCTGCCGCCCACCGCTATTGGCATCAAACACCTGGGGTACATCTATGCTAGAGTCTCAGGGGAATACGTCTTCAACTTTGGCATCCCCGATGACCGGGCAATGCTGTGGATCGGCGACAAGGCAGTTTCGGGCTGGGACGAGTCGAATGCGGACATAGACGCGAGGCTTGGCGATGAATCACCCAAAGAATTCCGCAAGCAACTGACAAAGGGCCAGTACTATCCGATACGGATAGTCTGGGCCCAAGGAGATGGGGACGCCGACTTCAAGCCGGCGATTCTGGATCCTCAGGGCAATATTCTACTGTCGGCCAAGAGTGATACGTCACCCTTTGTGGTTCGGTACTCCTGCAACGGTTCGGCTCCTCCCATCAAATTATAA